One Oscillatoria salina IIICB1 genomic window carries:
- a CDS encoding FAD-dependent oxidoreductase has translation MMKLSFWAMRNRTLAVIATILPLLGLNPVNAAPPRSPDRTVECEILVVGGGLAGAATAYEALLAGRTVCLTEITDWVGGQISSQGTSALDERPTQRQQLFYPRGYLELRVRIKEEYGELNPGDCWVSESCFLPRDAHQILLDQLQSAAKRGKGNLKWFPSTVVKELDTNSSQIQSIIAIQHEPAENAPPLNTFPLSQTIADWYSYADSSLFEKNIIRFVPKPANNQQQPADWYVIDATETGELIALAQLPFRLGIDPRSFLEPSASSESNLPYCTQGFTYTFAMEHTEEPQTHQMPEFYPQYQPYYSYELARLASFDLVFTYRRIWSPETGETDKFGGIGFTRPTPGDISMQNWTWGNDYRPGTPEDNLIYTNSQLQQTGQLNPGSWMGGLRPEALRKAEEISLGYFYWLVAGTTDSQLGDNVKQPHPNNQFLSGLNSPMGTVHGLSKYPYMREARRIVGRPSFGYEDGFSISEVDISRRNFREDYYQNNLSQETYNNLWTALAGRNALSVILGETTPAEVEPRDRSTIYPDAVGIGHYAIDFHPCMTLSPPEAPGNTEKPGERQGAGQAYPFQIPLRAMIPQKIDNLLVAGKSIATSHIAAAAYRVHSFEWSSGAAAGVTADFALERGILPYQLVDELPRRETQLQQLRQRLEKQNNPTAFPGTSIFNDSWEDWR, from the coding sequence ATGATGAAGTTATCCTTCTGGGCGATGCGAAATCGTACCCTTGCTGTTATAGCGACAATCTTACCTTTGCTGGGATTAAATCCTGTAAATGCCGCTCCTCCGCGATCGCCCGATCGCACGGTAGAATGTGAAATACTCGTAGTTGGTGGTGGTTTAGCGGGTGCTGCGACTGCTTATGAAGCTTTACTCGCGGGACGTACTGTTTGCTTGACGGAAATTACTGACTGGGTAGGAGGACAAATTTCCTCTCAAGGAACTTCTGCACTCGACGAACGACCTACCCAAAGACAACAACTTTTTTACCCTCGCGGTTACTTAGAATTGCGCGTTCGCATCAAAGAGGAGTATGGTGAACTTAATCCGGGTGACTGTTGGGTGTCGGAATCTTGTTTTCTTCCTCGCGACGCTCATCAAATTCTTTTAGATCAGTTGCAATCTGCGGCAAAACGTGGTAAAGGAAATCTTAAATGGTTTCCCTCAACTGTAGTTAAAGAACTTGACACTAATTCCAGTCAAATTCAAAGTATCATTGCAATTCAACACGAACCTGCGGAAAATGCACCACCTTTAAATACTTTTCCCTTGTCTCAAACCATTGCAGATTGGTATAGTTACGCCGATTCTTCTTTGTTCGAGAAAAACATTATTCGTTTCGTTCCCAAACCGGCGAATAATCAACAACAACCCGCCGATTGGTACGTTATCGATGCAACAGAAACCGGAGAACTAATTGCTCTTGCTCAACTTCCTTTCCGCCTCGGAATTGACCCTCGTAGCTTCCTCGAACCTTCTGCTTCTAGTGAGAGTAATCTCCCCTATTGTACTCAGGGATTTACCTACACTTTTGCAATGGAACATACTGAGGAACCCCAAACCCACCAAATGCCAGAATTTTATCCGCAGTATCAACCTTACTACAGCTACGAATTAGCAAGATTAGCTAGTTTTGACTTGGTATTTACCTATCGCCGTATCTGGAGTCCAGAAACAGGTGAAACCGATAAATTTGGCGGAATTGGCTTTACTCGACCAACTCCAGGAGATATTTCCATGCAAAACTGGACTTGGGGTAACGATTATCGTCCTGGAACTCCAGAAGATAATTTAATTTATACCAATTCCCAACTACAACAAACAGGACAATTAAATCCTGGTAGTTGGATGGGTGGATTACGTCCAGAAGCTTTGCGAAAAGCTGAGGAAATTTCCCTCGGTTATTTCTATTGGTTAGTAGCAGGAACTACCGATTCCCAATTGGGAGATAATGTGAAACAACCTCATCCGAATAATCAGTTTCTTTCAGGTTTAAATTCGCCAATGGGGACAGTACACGGGCTTTCTAAATATCCTTACATGCGGGAAGCCAGAAGGATTGTCGGACGACCTTCTTTTGGTTATGAAGATGGCTTTAGTATTTCCGAAGTTGATATTTCGCGCCGTAACTTCCGCGAGGATTATTATCAGAATAATCTTTCTCAAGAAACTTATAACAACTTGTGGACAGCTTTAGCAGGACGCAATGCGCTTTCCGTAATTTTAGGAGAAACCACACCCGCAGAAGTAGAGCCACGCGATCGCTCCACGATTTATCCTGATGCTGTAGGTATCGGTCACTACGCGATCGATTTTCATCCTTGCATGACTCTTTCTCCTCCAGAAGCCCCAGGAAACACAGAAAAACCAGGCGAACGTCAAGGGGCTGGTCAAGCATATCCGTTCCAAATACCTCTACGGGCAATGATTCCCCAGAAAATTGATAATCTGCTGGTAGCTGGTAAAAGTATTGCGACTTCTCATATAGCTGCGGCTGCTTATCGAGTTCATTCTTTTGAATGGTCATCCGGTGCGGCTGCGGGTGTCACCGCAGATTTTGCTTTAGAAAGGGGAATTTTGCCTTATCAGCTAGTAGATGAGTTACCTAGAAGGGAAACCCAACTGCAACAGTTACGACAGCGCTTAGAAAAGCAAAATAACCCAACCGCTTTTCCCGGTACTTCAATTTTTAACGACTCCTGGGAAGACTGGCGTTAG
- a CDS encoding Uma2 family endonuclease encodes MPNHSHPTKTPILENGDFLSRTEFERRYRAMPHLKKAELIEGIVYMASPLRFEPHAEPHANLLVWLGNYKIATSGVRLGDNPTVRLDLDNEPQPDAVLLIDSNFGGQSCLDDDGYIEGAPELVAEISASTASIDLRDKKRVYRRNRVQEYLVWQVMDRRLDWFALQGEEYISLTPDAEGIIRSKAFPGLWLAVAALLAGDMLLVMTTLQAGLASPEHQRFLQQLTSFSSKPEEEK; translated from the coding sequence ATGCCAAATCACTCTCACCCTACCAAAACCCCCATCTTAGAAAATGGGGATTTCCTCTCGCGAACCGAATTTGAACGACGCTATCGAGCGATGCCCCATCTCAAAAAAGCAGAATTGATTGAAGGAATTGTCTACATGGCATCACCTTTACGATTTGAACCGCACGCTGAACCCCATGCGAATTTACTGGTTTGGCTGGGAAACTATAAAATCGCTACCTCTGGCGTACGCTTAGGTGATAACCCAACAGTGCGGCTTGACTTAGATAATGAACCCCAACCTGATGCGGTTTTGCTGATTGATAGTAATTTTGGCGGTCAAAGTTGTCTTGACGACGATGGTTATATTGAAGGCGCACCAGAACTAGTGGCGGAGATTTCCGCAAGTACCGCTTCTATTGACCTTCGAGACAAAAAACGAGTTTATCGTCGCAATCGGGTGCAGGAATATCTCGTGTGGCAAGTTATGGATAGACGTTTAGATTGGTTTGCGTTGCAAGGAGAAGAATATATTTCCTTGACACCAGATGCAGAAGGAATCATTCGTAGCAAAGCTTTTCCGGGGTTATGGTTAGCGGTTGCTGCACTTTTGGCGGGAGATATGCTTTTAGTAATGACGACGTTGCAAGCTGGGTTGGCGAGTCCGGAGCATCAAAGATTTTTACAGCAGTTGACGAGTTTTTCCTCAAAACCTGAAGAGGAAAAATGA
- the clpS gene encoding ATP-dependent Clp protease adapter ClpS: MSIKLSAGVSALATAAPTVTPEKTSQTVPKTYPNYKVIVLNDDFNTFKHVAECLMKYIPGVSSDRAWELTNQVHFEGQATVWVGPQEQAELYHLQLSRAGLTMAPLEKA; encoded by the coding sequence ATGAGTATAAAACTTTCAGCAGGCGTTTCGGCTCTGGCTACTGCTGCGCCGACAGTAACTCCTGAAAAGACTTCTCAAACTGTTCCCAAGACTTATCCTAACTATAAAGTCATCGTCCTCAACGATGACTTTAACACCTTCAAGCACGTAGCTGAATGCTTAATGAAGTATATACCGGGGGTGAGCAGCGATCGCGCTTGGGAATTAACGAATCAAGTTCATTTTGAAGGACAAGCAACTGTCTGGGTAGGACCCCAAGAACAAGCAGAATTGTACCATCTACAGTTGAGTCGCGCTGGTTTAACAATGGCTCCGTTGGAGAAGGCGTAA
- a CDS encoding DUF2103 domain-containing protein: MSHSSNGRLVWNHSTHIDGLIPVLEKLISNCQQIQTVTPGVISRARGHSPQLKLRVSVPIRGGFKVIARQGKTVQEVFVVTELSKQELENAIALSLKK; this comes from the coding sequence ATGAGCCATTCTTCTAACGGTAGACTCGTCTGGAATCATTCTACCCATATCGACGGTTTGATTCCAGTGCTAGAGAAATTAATTAGTAATTGTCAGCAAATTCAAACCGTTACTCCAGGAGTAATTAGTCGCGCTAGAGGACATTCACCTCAGCTAAAATTAAGAGTATCAGTACCTATACGAGGCGGATTTAAAGTTATCGCCCGACAGGGAAAAACTGTCCAAGAAGTATTCGTCGTCACCGAGTTAAGCAAACAGGAACTGGAAAACGCGATCGCCCTTTCACTAAAAAAATAA
- a CDS encoding UDP-N-acetylmuramoyl-tripeptide--D-alanyl-D-alanine ligase, which yields MPCQLSLNQLSEILDSPRRNQHQHNLARMATGITTDTRTLKPDEVFIALRGEKFDGHQFVDTAIAKGAIALVTAKDNEGEIPANVADFQVENTLEAYQKIACWWRSRFDIPVIGITGSVGKTTTKELIAAVLSTQGKVLKSQANYNNEIGVPKTLLELDRDDDFAVVEMAMRARGEIALLTKIARPTIGVITNVGTAHIGRLGSETAIAQAKCELLAEMSEDAIAILNHDNQRLLTTARTVWQGKTITYGLEGGDIQGKLLNPETVQVEGINFPLPLPGRHNALNYLAALAVAKVLNIDWSQLTTGISVSLPGGRSRRYNLPNDIVVLDETYNAGTESTIAALHLLKETPGKRHLAVLGTMKELGVMSAQLHEKVGETAQKLNLEAIFLLIDDPEAKAIATGAKNIPCEYFISHEEMSARLKEFVQPGDRLLFKASNSVRLDRVVEQFCSHLEAIDRHP from the coding sequence ATGCCTTGTCAATTGTCTCTAAATCAACTCAGTGAAATTCTCGATAGTCCGAGAAGAAATCAGCATCAGCATAATCTTGCTCGAATGGCAACTGGAATTACTACTGATACTCGCACTTTGAAACCGGATGAAGTGTTTATCGCTTTGCGAGGAGAAAAATTCGACGGACATCAGTTTGTGGATACGGCTATAGCTAAGGGAGCGATCGCGCTGGTGACGGCGAAGGATAATGAGGGGGAAATCCCGGCAAATGTGGCTGATTTCCAAGTTGAAAATACTCTCGAAGCTTATCAAAAAATAGCTTGTTGGTGGCGATCTCGCTTCGATATTCCCGTAATTGGTATTACCGGATCGGTGGGGAAAACTACTACGAAGGAATTGATTGCGGCGGTTTTATCAACTCAAGGAAAAGTTCTCAAATCTCAAGCTAATTATAACAATGAAATTGGCGTGCCAAAGACTTTGCTGGAGTTGGATCGAGATGATGATTTTGCTGTGGTAGAGATGGCGATGCGGGCGAGAGGTGAAATTGCTTTGTTGACGAAAATTGCTCGTCCCACGATTGGTGTAATTACGAATGTGGGAACCGCACATATTGGTAGATTAGGATCTGAGACGGCGATCGCCCAAGCTAAGTGCGAGTTATTAGCCGAAATGTCTGAGGACGCGATCGCGATTCTGAATCACGATAATCAACGTTTGCTGACAACTGCGAGGACAGTTTGGCAGGGAAAAACGATAACTTATGGTTTGGAAGGTGGCGATATTCAGGGAAAACTCCTCAATCCCGAAACTGTCCAAGTTGAAGGAATCAATTTCCCTTTACCTTTACCCGGTCGTCACAATGCCTTAAATTATTTGGCAGCTCTAGCTGTGGCGAAGGTGCTAAATATTGATTGGAGTCAGTTAACAACGGGCATATCAGTGAGTTTACCAGGCGGGCGATCGCGGCGTTACAATTTACCTAACGATATTGTCGTTCTCGACGAAACTTACAACGCTGGTACCGAATCAACGATCGCTGCATTACATTTACTCAAGGAAACCCCAGGTAAGCGTCATCTTGCCGTACTGGGTACAATGAAAGAACTCGGAGTAATGTCGGCTCAATTGCACGAAAAAGTCGGCGAAACTGCACAAAAACTAAATTTAGAGGCAATTTTCTTGTTAATTGACGATCCCGAAGCCAAGGCAATTGCCACAGGTGCAAAAAATATTCCCTGTGAATATTTTATCAGCCACGAAGAAATGAGCGCAAGATTAAAAGAATTCGTTCAACCTGGCGATCGCCTCTTATTTAAAGCTTCCAATTCAGTTAGACTGGATCGAGTTGTCGAACAGTTTTGTTCTCACCTCGAGGCGATCGATCGCCATCCTTGA